Proteins from a single region of Haloarcula laminariae:
- a CDS encoding Mov34/MPN/PAD-1 family protein, whose amino-acid sequence MGLFRSGEILGIAESALEFARAASEDTHPNEYMGLLRGDAARKVGLDRDGTVLTDVLVIPGTESNAVSATVKTSMVPNDMRAAGSIHSHPNGVLQPSDADLATFGRGDVHIIVGYPYGPDDWQAFDNDGEPIELPVLDIDPPEETFFDFDQHDIDQELREEEWDS is encoded by the coding sequence ATGGGGCTGTTTCGCTCGGGCGAGATTCTCGGCATCGCCGAGTCGGCACTGGAGTTTGCGCGGGCCGCGTCCGAGGACACGCATCCGAACGAGTACATGGGACTGCTGCGGGGCGACGCGGCCCGGAAGGTCGGGCTGGACCGGGACGGCACCGTCCTGACGGACGTGCTGGTCATCCCGGGGACCGAGTCGAACGCCGTGAGTGCGACGGTCAAGACGAGCATGGTACCGAACGACATGCGCGCGGCGGGGTCGATTCACTCACATCCCAACGGGGTCCTGCAGCCGAGCGACGCCGACCTGGCCACCTTCGGGCGCGGGGACGTCCACATCATCGTTGGCTACCCGTACGGGCCCGACGACTGGCAGGCCTTCGACAACGACGGCGAGCCGATCGAGCTCCCCGTCCTCGATATCGACCCGCCCGAGGAGACGTTCTTCGACTTCGACCAGCACGACATCGACCAAGAGCTTCGCGAGGAGGAGTGGGATTCGTGA
- a CDS encoding FAD synthase: MTRVVAQGTFDLLHPGHVHYLRDAAAMGEELHVIIARSENVTHKEPPVVPDEQRREMVAALKPVDEAHLGHPEDIFVPIERIDPGVIALGYDQHHDEERLQAALGERGIDCAVRRASPLERDDADRLLSTGRIIDRILSERSE, encoded by the coding sequence GTGACCCGCGTCGTCGCGCAGGGCACGTTCGACCTGTTACATCCCGGCCACGTCCACTATCTGCGGGACGCGGCCGCGATGGGCGAGGAGCTACACGTCATCATCGCCCGCTCGGAGAACGTCACGCACAAGGAGCCGCCCGTGGTCCCCGACGAGCAGCGCCGGGAGATGGTGGCGGCGCTGAAACCCGTCGACGAGGCCCACCTCGGCCACCCGGAGGACATCTTCGTCCCCATCGAACGCATCGACCCGGGCGTCATCGCGCTCGGGTACGACCAGCACCACGACGAGGAGCGGTTGCAGGCGGCCCTCGGGGAGCGGGGCATCGACTGCGCGGTTCGGCGGGCGAGCCCGCTGGAGCGCGACGACGCCGACCGGTTGCTCTCGACCGGGCGCATCATCGACCGGATTCTGTCCGAGCGGAGCGAGTAG